One Diospyros lotus cultivar Yz01 chromosome 1, ASM1463336v1, whole genome shotgun sequence genomic window carries:
- the LOC127788746 gene encoding UDP-glucuronic acid decarboxylase 6: MANNTSNGDHKTTTKPPPTPSPLRFSKFFQSNMRILVTGGAGFIGSHLVDKLMENEKNEVIVADNYFTGCKDNLKKWIGHPRFELIRHDVTEPLLVEVDQIYHLACPASPIFYKYNPVKTIKTNVIGTLNMLGLAKRVGARILLTSTSEVYGDPLVHPQPETYWGNVNPIGVRSCYDEGKRVAETLMFDYHRQHGIEIRIARIFNTYGPRMNIDDGRVVSNFIAQAIRGEPLTVQAPGTQTRSFCYVSDMVDGLIRLMEGENTGPINIGNPGEFTMLELAETVKDLISPNVEIKMVENTPDDPRQRKPDITKAKELLGWEPKIKLRDGLPLMEDDFRHRLGVPRN; encoded by the exons ATGGCGAACAATACTTCAAATGGGGATCACAAAACAACCACGAAGCCTCCTCCGACCCCTTCTCCCCTGcgattttctaaatttttccag tCCAATATGAGAATCCTAGTTACTGGTGGAGCTGGATTCATTGGTTCACACTTGGTTGACAAGTTGATGGAGAATGAAAAGAATGAG GTAATTGTTGCTGATAATTACTTCACTGGTTGCAAGGACAATCTTAAAAAATGGATTGGTCATCCAAGATTTGAGCTTATCCGTCATG ATGTGACTGAACCACTTTTGGTGGAGGTTGATCAGATATACCATCTTGCATGCCCTGCCTCtccaattttttataaatacaacCCTGTGAAG ACAATAAAGACAAATGTGATTGGCACGTTGAACATGTTGGGACTTGCAAAACGAGTTGGAGCAAG GATTTTGCTTACTTCGACCTCTGAGGTATATGGAGATCCTCTTGTGCATCCCCAACCTGAGACCTATTGGGGAAATGTTAACCCAATTG GGGTTCGGAGTTGCTATGATGAGGGGAAGCGTGTAGCTGAGACATTGATGTTTGATTATCATAGGCAACATGGAATTG AAATACGCATTGCtagaatttttaacacatatggACCTCGCATGAATATTGATGATGGACGTGTTGTGAGTAATTTCATAGCTCAGGCTATTCG TGGTGAACCATTGACAGTTCAAGCTCCAGGAACACAGACACGTAGTTTCTGCTATGTCTCTGATATG GTTGATGGACTTATTCGACTTATGGAAGGGGAAAACACTGGACCGATCAATATTGGAAACCCAG GTGAATTCACTATGCTTGAACTTGCTGAGACTGTTAAGGAT CTTATTAGTCCAAACGTGGAAATTAAAATGGTGGAGAACACTCCCGATGATCCAAGACAAAGGAAACCAGACATCACAAAGGCAAAAGAATTGCTAGGATGGGAGCCAAAGATCAAGTTGCGTGACGGCCTCCCGCTTATGGAGGACGATTTCCGTCACCGGCTTGGAGTTCCCAGGAACTGA
- the LOC127793572 gene encoding ACT domain-containing protein ACR9-like isoform X1 yields MGASSDDDAVLIQKGKKPGDPHVVTVNCPDRTGLACDICHAILDFGLYITRADVSTDGRWCYIVLWLVPHFSSPIVRWPNLKKRLLSICPSCTVSFYLNQPSPCSGSSPVYLLTFCCLDRRGLLHDVTQVLCELELSIQRVKVTTTPDGRVLDLFFVTDNLELLHTKKRQDETCEQLHSVLGESCIRCDLHLAGPQYDHPQSSSSLSRVLADELFRSEISDKEASAETLSQDMEKLRTASVIVDNSLSPAHTLLQIQCIDHKGLLYDIMRTLKDFTIQIAYGRFSPVTKGNRELDLFIQQQDGKKIVDSEKQSVLCCRLKVEILHPLRVIIANRGPDTEILVANPVELSGKGRPRVFYDVTLALKTLGICIFSAEIGRHSTADREWEVYRFLLEENCRFELSNIVVPVQHRDVLRHGECCQSQHSCCQITQRK; encoded by the exons ATGGGTGCGTCCAGCGACGACGACGCCGTTTTGATCCAGAAGGGGAAGAAGCCAGGCGACCCCCATGTCGTCACCGTCAATTGTCCCGACCGGACCGGCCTTGCTTGCGACATTTGCCACGCCATTCTCGATTTCGGACTCTATATTACTAGGGCAG ATGTTTCAACTGATGGGCGATGGTGTTACATAGTACTATGGCTGGTTCCTCACTTCAGCAGTCCTATTGTCAGATGGCCAAATTTAAAGAAACGCCTTCTGTCAATATGTCCGTCCTGCACAGTCTCATTTTACTTAAATCAACCATCTCCCTGCTCTGGTTCTTCTCCAGTTTACCTGTTGACATTTTGCTGCCTTGACCGGAGAGGGTTGTTACATG ATGTTACCCAAGTTCTATGTGAACTCGAGCTTAGTATTCAGAGAGTAAAAGTGACTACGACACCAGATGGCAGGGTCCTGGACCTCTTCTTTGTAACAGATAACTT GGAGCTCCTTCACACGAAAAAGAGACAAGATGAGACGTGTGAGCAATTGCATTCTGTTTTAGGTGAATCGTGCATTAGGTGTGATCTTCATTTGGCTGGGCCACAATATGATCATCCTCAGAGttcatcatctctctctcgGGTTCTTGCTGATGAATTGTTTAGAAGTGAGATATCAGATAAGGAAGCCAGTGCAGAGACTCTTAGCCAAGATATGGAAAAGTTGAGGACTGCCAGTGTAATAGTAGACAATTCCTTGAGCCCAGCTCATACATTACTTCAGATACAGTGTATTGATCACAAGGGCCTTCTTTATGACATTATGCGGACATTGAAAGACTTCACTATTCAG ATAGCTTATGGTCGATTTTCTCCAGTCACAAAAGGTAATCGTGAACTAGACCTATTTATACAGCAACAAGATGGTAAAAAGATTGTGGATTCCGAGAAGCAAAGTGTGTTGTGTTGTCGTTTGAAGGTTGAGATACTCCATCCACTTCGTGTTATTATTGCAAACCGTGGACCGGATACTGAAATCTTGGTTGCTAATCCGGTTGAGCTATCAGGAAAAGGAAGACCACGCGTTTTCTATGATGTCACACTCGCATTAAAAACTCTTGGAATTTGCATTTTCTCG GCTGAGATTGGGAGGCACTCAACTGCAGACCGCGAGTGGGAAGTTTATCGATTCCTTTTAGAAGAGAACTGTAGATTTGAATTATCAAATATAGTA GTTCCAGTACAGCACAGGGATGTATTGCGGCATGGGGAATGCTGCCAG TCCCAGCACTCTTGCTGTCAAATCACGCAACGCAAGTGA
- the LOC127796282 gene encoding histone H4 gives MSGRGKGGKGLGKGGAKRHRKVLRDNIQGITKPAIRRLARRGGVKRISGLIYEETRGVLKIFLENVIRDAVTYTEHARRKTVTAMDVVYALKRQGRTLYGFGG, from the coding sequence ATGTCTGGACGTGGCAAGGGAGGCAAGGGTCTGGGAAAGGGCGGAGCCAAGAGGCACAGGAAGGTGTTGAGGGACAACATTCAGGGCATCACCAAGCCTGCGATTCGAAGGCTCGCGAGGAGGGGCGGCGTGAAGAGAATCTCGGGGCTCATCTACGAGGAGACTCGCGGCGTTCTCAAgatttttctggaaaatgtgATTCGTGATGCAGTCACCTACACGGAGCACGCTAGGAGGAAGACGGTGACGGCGATGGATGTGGTGTATGCTCTCAAGAGGCAAGGAAGGACTCTCTACGGCTTTGGCGGTTAG
- the LOC127793572 gene encoding ACT domain-containing protein ACR9-like isoform X2, with amino-acid sequence MGASSDDDAVLIQKGKKPGDPHVVTVNCPDRTGLACDICHAILDFGLYITRADVSTDGRWCYIVLWLVPHFSSPIVRWPNLKKRLLSICPSCTVSFYLNQPSPCSGSSPVYLLTFCCLDRRGLLHDVTQVLCELELSIQRVKVTTTPDGRVLDLFFVTDNLELLHTKKRQDETCEQLHSVLGESCIRCDLHLAGPQYDHPQSSSSLSRVLADELFRSEISDKEASAETLSQDMEKLRTASVIVDNSLSPAHTLLQIQCIDHKGLLYDIMRTLKDFTIQIAYGRFSPVTKGNRELDLFIQQQDGKKIVDSEKQSVLCCRLKVEILHPLRVIIANRGPDTEILVANPVELSGKGRPRVFYDVTLALKTLGICIFSAEIGRHSTADREWEVYRFLLEENCRFELSNIVVRNQIVDRVRRSLMGW; translated from the exons ATGGGTGCGTCCAGCGACGACGACGCCGTTTTGATCCAGAAGGGGAAGAAGCCAGGCGACCCCCATGTCGTCACCGTCAATTGTCCCGACCGGACCGGCCTTGCTTGCGACATTTGCCACGCCATTCTCGATTTCGGACTCTATATTACTAGGGCAG ATGTTTCAACTGATGGGCGATGGTGTTACATAGTACTATGGCTGGTTCCTCACTTCAGCAGTCCTATTGTCAGATGGCCAAATTTAAAGAAACGCCTTCTGTCAATATGTCCGTCCTGCACAGTCTCATTTTACTTAAATCAACCATCTCCCTGCTCTGGTTCTTCTCCAGTTTACCTGTTGACATTTTGCTGCCTTGACCGGAGAGGGTTGTTACATG ATGTTACCCAAGTTCTATGTGAACTCGAGCTTAGTATTCAGAGAGTAAAAGTGACTACGACACCAGATGGCAGGGTCCTGGACCTCTTCTTTGTAACAGATAACTT GGAGCTCCTTCACACGAAAAAGAGACAAGATGAGACGTGTGAGCAATTGCATTCTGTTTTAGGTGAATCGTGCATTAGGTGTGATCTTCATTTGGCTGGGCCACAATATGATCATCCTCAGAGttcatcatctctctctcgGGTTCTTGCTGATGAATTGTTTAGAAGTGAGATATCAGATAAGGAAGCCAGTGCAGAGACTCTTAGCCAAGATATGGAAAAGTTGAGGACTGCCAGTGTAATAGTAGACAATTCCTTGAGCCCAGCTCATACATTACTTCAGATACAGTGTATTGATCACAAGGGCCTTCTTTATGACATTATGCGGACATTGAAAGACTTCACTATTCAG ATAGCTTATGGTCGATTTTCTCCAGTCACAAAAGGTAATCGTGAACTAGACCTATTTATACAGCAACAAGATGGTAAAAAGATTGTGGATTCCGAGAAGCAAAGTGTGTTGTGTTGTCGTTTGAAGGTTGAGATACTCCATCCACTTCGTGTTATTATTGCAAACCGTGGACCGGATACTGAAATCTTGGTTGCTAATCCGGTTGAGCTATCAGGAAAAGGAAGACCACGCGTTTTCTATGATGTCACACTCGCATTAAAAACTCTTGGAATTTGCATTTTCTCG GCTGAGATTGGGAGGCACTCAACTGCAGACCGCGAGTGGGAAGTTTATCGATTCCTTTTAGAAGAGAACTGTAGATTTGAATTATCAAATATAGTAGTAAGGAATCAAATTGTAGACAGGGTCCGAAGATCATTGATGGGCTGGTGA